The Williamwhitmania taraxaci genome includes the window TTTAATCTCTACGGGACAGAGTTTTCGTCAGAAATATGGCCGTTTTGAAGCAAAGGTGCGCGTTAAACCACAACACCCTGTATTTCATGCATTCTGGATGGTTGGCGACAAAATGCTCCCTCAAATTACTATTTTTAAATTTGGATCTAAATCAGGATCAAAATTCGATCATGGAGTCTACCTTGCCGACAGTACCGCTCGTGTAAATAAGCGTGTTGGACGGCTTGGTCTGCCAACTATTAGCGAAAAATTCGCCGTGTTTACACTCGATTGGACTAAGGATGAGTTGTGCTGGATGGTTAATGGAATGGTTGTTCGTAGGGAGAAGAATAGTCTTCCCGACCAACCGATGTACATTGTGTTTTCGTCAGGTTTATGCAGCGATATTGAAGAAAGCAAACTACCTGTGTTTATGGAAATGGATTGGGTTAGGGTTATTTCCTTCGATGGGAAGTCGTAGGATGTAATTCGAAAAAAGATAGAATGAAGGCTAGGCTATTGCGCTTAGCCTTTTTTATTTGGATCAATCCGATGAAAAACTCCAACATGTAGGAATGTTTTGAAGTCGGAACGGTAGGTCATTTTTGTGTCGAACTTCCAACGCCAACGGTCAACTTGCCTCCACTTTTTTGAATCAATAGGGCAAAGCGGATTTACTCCACACAGACGATTTTCTTCATCGACAAGTTCTTCCTCAAAGTCCGATATTAAAAGGCTTTCCATGCCGTATAGCCAATCCAAATGCTGTAGCTGTAGCGTAGTGATGATTCTTGCTGCCGTCTCAGGACTTAGCTTGTTTTGTTCCTTTAATGTTTCTGCCGGGATATGAGCAAGCTGGCTAAGTATGTTAACGGAGATCGTTACATCTGCTTTTGGTATGTTTAGCCCAGCACCGAGCGTTTTGCAGGCTTCGAGTGCCTCGACTTCGGATATTTCACCTTTAAGAATAGAGGAAAAGAGAGAAACGGCTCCTCCGGTTACATCGGTTTCTATAAAAGTTATTTTAGGGTTAGCTTCCCACTTATGCTTAATGGACTTAGGGTGATTAATATCTACCAGATATACATGGTGTGTAAGGGAGAGAATTTTTTTCAACGGAATATCGAGCAGCCAACCCGAGCCAACGATTACTATTGTGCAATTGTCCTTTCCCTTTAGGCAGGATGTAATTGCTTCGCCAGTTTTGTTGAGATGATTGCTCCATCCCGATCCTTCCGCATGGTAACGATGGGCAATACCCAACTGGTCACCAAGAAAGCCAAGGCGCTTTAATAGGAAGTATCGCTTAATTTTTTTCAGCATACTACAAAATAAAATCAGCGGGGATTAGCCCGCTGTTTTTCATATCTCAATCCAGTTTAAGAATTGCGAGGAAGGCCTCTTGCGGTACCTCTACATTTCCTACCTGACGCATTCTTCGTTTGCCCTTCTTCTGCTTTTCCAACAACTTGCGCTTCCGCGAAATATCTCCGCCGTAGCATTTTGCTGTAACATCTTTTCTAACCGCCTTTACCGTTTCACGAGCGATAATCTTCGCACCAATAGCTGCTTGAATCGCAATGTCGAACTGCTGGCGTGGAATAAGTTCCTGCAACTTTTCGCACATTTTTCGTCCAAAATTGTAGGCATAGTCGCGGTGAATGAGCGACGAAAGCGCGTCAACCATTTCTCCGTTTAAGAGGATGTCGAGCTTTACTAGGTCGGCTCTTTGGTAGCCATTAAGGAAGTAATCAAATGAGGCATAGCCACGTGATATGGATTTGAGTTTATCGTAGAAATCGATAACAATATCGCTGAGTGGCATGGTAAAGGTGAGCTCCACCCTGTCGGAGGTGAGGAAAATCTGACTCTTTAGAATACCCCGCTTGTCGATGCATAGTTTCATTACTTGGCCAAGGTATTCGCTCTTCGTAATTACCTGTGCCTGAATAATTGGCTCGTCGATATAGTCGATCAGGGTTGCCGCTGGTAACCCGCTAGGGTTATGCACATCGATGATCTCTTTCTTTGTAGTATATACTTTAAAGGAAACGTTGGGAACGGTGGTGATCACGTCCATGTTGAATTCACGGAAGAGTCTTTCCTGCACAATCTCCATGTGCAACAGACCTAGGAATCCGCAGCGGAATCCAAATCCAAGCGCAAGCGACGATTCCGGTTCAAAGGTGAGGGAGGCATCGTTAAGTTGGAGTTTTTCCATCGAAGCCCGCAGATCCTCGTAAGCATCGTTATCAACCGGGTAAATGCCTGCAAAAACCATCGGTTTAACATCTTCAAATCCAGCAATTGAGGTCTTGCATGGGTTCTCAAAATTGGTAAGAGTATCACCAACCTTCACATCCACTGCATTCTTCATACCGGAAATAATGTAGCCTACTTCCCCCGCTTTTATTTCCTGCTTGGGCATCAACTTCATCTTCATGTAGCCAATTTCTTCGGCATAGTAAGTCTTTCCGGTATTGAAAAACTTTACTTTATCTCCACTCTTTAGCGTTCCGTTGAAAACCCTAAAGTAGGCGATGATTCCACGAAAAGAGTTGAATACCGAGTCAAATACCAGCGCTTGTAAGGGCGCGTTGGAATCGCCTGATGGTGGTTTTATTCGGGTAATAATGGACTCTAATACGAGATCTACACCAAAGCCGGTGCGGGCACTAACGCAAATAATCTCGTCGCGTTTACAGCCAAGTAGATCCACAATCTGGTCCTTAACGTCGTCCACCATGGCGGCATCCATATCTATCTTGTTGATGATTGGAATAATATCCAAGTCGTGATTAACGGCAAGATAGAGGTTGGAAATGGTTTGAGCCTGAATACCTTGAGTGGCATCAACAACAAGTAATGCCCCTTCGCAGGATGCGATGGCTCGGGAAACTTCATAGGAGAAGTCTACGTGGCCGGGGGTGTCAATTAGGTTGAACTGGTATGGTGTTCCTTCAAAGTCATACTCCATTTGAATAGCATGGCTCTTGATGGTAATGCCCTTTTCACGTTCGAGGTCCATGTCGTCCAAAACTTGGTTTTGCATTTCCCTGTCGGTGATCGTGTTGGTTTGCTGGAGCATTCTGTCGGCCAGCGTGCTCTTCCCATGATCGATATGGGCAATGATGCAGAAATTTCTTATGTTTTCCATTAATGGTCTATTTCGCTACAATGAATATACAGGAGTGTTCGTTTGGGTATCTCAATGCAATTGGTAAAAAGGCAACCGCTCTTTCTTTTCTCGCTACTAACCCAAAGCTAGCCTGTTATTGTTGCAAAGATATTCAAAACAATCGAGATTTTTGATAGCAAAAAACTTCATCTGTGAAGGTTTGATACTTTATTTCCAACTTAATATTTTCAGTAGTTATCTCGTTAATAGTCAGAAGAAGTAGTCATTTTACAGCTCTTTTGTATTTGTAAACCTAACAATTATTGTCATCTTTGTATTAAGAAATGGAATTTCAACTATGTATATGCGCTTACTTCCTTTATTGCTATTCTTATTTGTATCATTTGTCGGTCAGGGACAGGTTAATCAGGGTGTTATTTCTGCCAAATTGGTAGTGAAAAAGGCTCACAAGGGAAAGCTTATTTCAGTGGCGGCCGATGTTGCTTACTCAACTGCCGAAAGGCGCATGGTTGCAAACTATACCAGCCCCGATAAGTTTATAATGTTTGTAAACGAAAAGGGCGAAGTCAAGGTGTACTATCCTACTAAAAATCAGGTTATCCTTAACCAAAATAACCTTTTTTCGTCAAACTCTGATGTGTTCTATTTCTTTCTTACTCAGAACGAGCAGGACTTAGGGCTTCGTAGCATAGGGTATCAACTTATAAGTTCAAGTTCGAAGGGTGTAATTACCGAAACTCGCTGGAAGGCCCCTGAAGAGATGCAGTCAAGAATTTCGGAGGTAGAGATGGTCTACGAAAACTTCCTTCCAATATACGTTGCATACTTAGGACCTAAAAAGGGTATTACCAATAAGACGTTTTACGCGAATTATCAGGCTGTTGATAATGTAATGATTCCAACTCGAATTACCGAGTATGTTTATCTCTCTCCAACGGATTCAATTGTGAGCCGCAAGGACTATCTCGAGGTAAAAACCGGAAAAAACGCAAGCCGTTCTTTGCTCGATTTTAAAATCCCAGCAAATGCTAAAGTAGTAAAGTAATGGTGCGTATTAAGTTGATAATCTTGGGTGTGATTCTGGTTCTGATATCTGCTCCGCTTTTTGCTCAGTACGATTTTGACATGCATGCAAAGCAGGTTGTGGCTCAAACAAATTTCGTTGATCATAAATTGGAACGGCATATCGTACCTTTTGGGTTTTCAAATCAGCAGCCTTTGCTGAATATCACTTTTGGCCCATGGATGTATGCATACCAGAGGTTTCTTTCACCGCAAATCTCAGCCAGCTGCCTATACGGCCCTTCTTGTTCGGAGTATAGCCGGCATCTTTTCCATGAGGTAAATCCATTAAAGGCCTTTCTCTCCACTATCGACCGCCTTATGCGCTGCAATCGGATCTCTGCCACAGATATTCGGCTGATTCAAGTTGATCCAAAAACCGGAAAAAAACTGGAAACAGTCAACTACTATCGGTTTAATCACAAGTAATACACTATAATAAATGCGCATTTTTTTTGTGTGCCTTCTGTTTTTGATTGCAGGAAAAACATTTGGGCAAGATACTACCGCCACACATAGCGACATTGAATTTGCTGAATACTTAGTTGGTAACGGCATGTATGATGATGCTTTGCAATTATTTAGACAAACAAATCGCACTGATACTAGCAATGTTGATCAGTGGAACTATCTCCGAGGTTGGGCCTTTTACAATCTGAAGATGTTGGATAGTTCGTCAATCTTTTTATTGAAAGTCTCACCTAGGTCCGATAA containing:
- the lepA gene encoding translation elongation factor 4: MENIRNFCIIAHIDHGKSTLADRMLQQTNTITDREMQNQVLDDMDLEREKGITIKSHAIQMEYDFEGTPYQFNLIDTPGHVDFSYEVSRAIASCEGALLVVDATQGIQAQTISNLYLAVNHDLDIIPIINKIDMDAAMVDDVKDQIVDLLGCKRDEIICVSARTGFGVDLVLESIITRIKPPSGDSNAPLQALVFDSVFNSFRGIIAYFRVFNGTLKSGDKVKFFNTGKTYYAEEIGYMKMKLMPKQEIKAGEVGYIISGMKNAVDVKVGDTLTNFENPCKTSIAGFEDVKPMVFAGIYPVDNDAYEDLRASMEKLQLNDASLTFEPESSLALGFGFRCGFLGLLHMEIVQERLFREFNMDVITTVPNVSFKVYTTKKEIIDVHNPSGLPAATLIDYIDEPIIQAQVITKSEYLGQVMKLCIDKRGILKSQIFLTSDRVELTFTMPLSDIVIDFYDKLKSISRGYASFDYFLNGYQRADLVKLDILLNGEMVDALSSLIHRDYAYNFGRKMCEKLQELIPRQQFDIAIQAAIGAKIIARETVKAVRKDVTAKCYGGDISRKRKLLEKQKKGKRRMRQVGNVEVPQEAFLAILKLD
- the yidD gene encoding membrane protein insertion efficiency factor YidD; the protein is MVRIKLIILGVILVLISAPLFAQYDFDMHAKQVVAQTNFVDHKLERHIVPFGFSNQQPLLNITFGPWMYAYQRFLSPQISASCLYGPSCSEYSRHLFHEVNPLKAFLSTIDRLMRCNRISATDIRLIQVDPKTGKKLETVNYYRFNHK